tATTAATGCATTagaatagttaatttttaaattaatgtaaataatattaagattaaaaaaaaaattgtaaacagAAAAGGAAACAAAGATGAATTGAAGAAGGgaaaagggagaaaaaaaaaaaaaaaaacaaacaaacatagaagcaaaatttggaaattttagaatataattattgtatatacaaagtttaattataattattgattATGGTTGATCACATATAAAACCTATTATAATTAACAATCAAAAACTGTTTAttatatatatagaataatttatattttgatGGTAAAATGTTTTATTATAAAGCTATGATTTTATGTAGGTATATTGCATGAAATGACAAGTTGAAAGAGTTAAACATATAAGCAATTTCAGTTATtagattttgaaaaataaaattgctTGATAATTATTTGATAGTTCTAATTTTGTAAGATCCACTTATCTAtacatgtttatttctttttgtTTGTTATTCTTATACAGAATTACCGTTGACTTGTTTGTGTGGATCCATGTACAAATGGCCACGACAATAAATGTTAGACTTAGTAGCAAAAATTTTGCAGCAACATTAATTTTGCTGCTATAAAGTTAACATATAGTAGCAACATGAAAAATTACTACTAATAGTACATAAAAAGATACGACACAAATTATTATTTACTGTTGTTACCATTGATAATCTTTTGATAACTATAACTATTGCTACTTATAACTCTTTTCTCTTTGCAATAATTACAATTTTGTTGTAAAATACTTGTAATGGCAATTTTTTAGCAGTAACATGACAATTTGTTAGCAGTAATATGAAGTAATTCTTATACTCATAGTTTTGAAGCCCGGCTTGACCCGGTCAGTCAGATCACAAAACCTGCGAATCAATCCTTTAAACGGTTCAATTTACCCTAAAAACCCATGTGGCATCAAAATCAACAAAAGCCTAGTGACCCAACTAAATGCCCAGTAACTCGTTTGACTCGTTGCAAGTTAATGATTCTGGTGagtctttattatttttttttattcacttgATTTGATAAAAATGACTTTGTTTTAGGAAATTTAGGGTTATATAATTGAATTAGGGCtaatttacattttaaaaaaaaaattgaaatgatcATGGCATCAATCTTAAACTGTAAAAAAAAATGTTTATAGATACATATACACTTGTCCTATATaattatttcttaaaataaattaaaaaatgaaaataaaaattattgaaaataagatAGGAAAATATTTTATACATccaaaagtaattaattaatgattCTTGTATCCATTATATCTTTTTATCTATAATTACTTATTTTGTTCTGTTCATTATTCTAATTAGAAGATAAGCATTGTTTTAGCTAAAAGATAAGCATTGTTTGGAGTTTTTGCTAGACATATATAATAAATGAGTTATTCATTAATGGAGCTATTGTTTGCTAATagaatagaaaataaaatagatattttcaacctaatttatacagacaattatgttatatttatttttttaattaattatgattataaCATGACTTATGGACATTTATATATATTGAATAATGTGATCTTATATTAAACTGACAATATTATGATATAGGATTTTATATTATGGCCAGTTTGAACTCTAGTTTGACCTTGATCAAATCTTAaatcctttgcctccatcgattTTTAAACTGGACTAGGTCTAAAAATCATATTTATTGCAATAAACTTAAggcaataaattttatatttttagcaaCAATATATGAATTATTGTATATTACTAAAAAATTATATTCGTAAgtattttacatcaaaattatggtggctgcacaatatatatatatatatatatatatatatatatatatatatatatatatatatatatatatatatatattagcagAAATAATTATTGCTATGAACAATAATTACTTTTATGTCTTTTTTTtactattaatattaattatttatattattgctatatattaattttacaataataaaattaaagttgTTTTATACAATTAAtgttgtaaaattaattttatataaaattaatgttTTAAAATTTTCTACTACGGATATTAATTCCAACATTTGCTGTAGTGGGCTTTTGAATCCATGGGTGGGTATTGCTTAGTCTATCCAACGCGCGCGCTCGTCTTTTAATGTTTTATTTGATTGGCtaacagggaacaaagatttaTGCGGGCAGCCACTGAGCCAATGCAGTGCAATTAACACCACCACAACCATCTCCACTAGTTCTGACACCTCCACCTCCAACTTCAATACAAGCTCAGATTTAAACGGTGAATCTAACTCTAAAAAGCCCCCCTTAGCAAGTATAGTTGGGGTGGCTATCGTTCTGGCGGTAGCACTAGCAGCCATCGTTGCAGCTGCCTTCATCCTCCTTCAGCGTCGGAAACGAACATCCGAATCAATAGAGGCCCCACCACCACCATCAAACCATCAAAAGAAAACAGGTTCTAAAGAATTAGACCAGAGTCAAGGGGGTTCATCATCAGAACAACCGCTGACTGGGGGAAAGAAGGCTGAGATAACAAAGTTGTCTTTCGTGAGGAATGACAGGGAAAGATTTGATTTGCCAGACTTGTTAAAAGCCTCAGCTGAGATTTTGGGCGGTGGCTGCTTTGGGTCATCCTACAAGGCTGCTCTTTCAACTGGACCAGTTATGGTTGTTAAGAGGTTTAAGCAAATGAATAATGTTGGCAAAGAAGAATTTCATGAACATATGAGGAGGTTAGGGAGATTGCGCCATCCTAATTTACTGCCTCTTGTTGCTTATTATTATAGGAAGGAAGAGAAACTCTTGGTCACAGATTATATTGAGAATGGCAGTTTAGCTTGTCATCTTCATGGTATGTTTTATCTGGACTTCAATTTGCTTACAATATTAGGGtccaaaaaatgaaattttttctctttttaatttctcACAAAGACTACATTGTAACGTTACTCTTTTTTAGGCCAACCAAGCATGGATTGGGCAACCAGATTAAAGGTTGCCAAAGGAGTAGCTAAAGGCCTCTCATACCTTTATAGAGAGCTTCCCAGCATAATAGCAGCTCATGGCCACCTTAAATCATCTAATATTCTTCTCAATCAATCCTACGAGCCCCTCCTTGCAGATTATGGATTAGTTCCCGTTATCAACCAAGAGGATGCTCAAGAACTCATGGTTGCATATAAATCACCTGAATACTTGCAACTAGGTAGGATTACCAAGAAGACTGATGTATGGAGTCTCGGGATATTGATTGTTGAGCTTCTAACTGGAAAGTTCCCAGCAAACTTTCTGCCACAAGGTATAACAACTGAGGAGCATTTGGCAAGTTGGTTAAATGCTGTTCCCCAAGAACAATGGAAGAATCAAGTGATTGACAAGGAGATTAGTGGAACAAAGAATAGTGAATGTGAAATGTTGAAGCTACTGAAAATTGGGATGACTTGTTGTGAAGGGGATGTGGAGAAAAGGTTGGATTTAAAGGAGGCTGTTAAGAGAATTAATGAAGTGAAAGAGAAAGATAGCGATGAAGATTTCTACTCTTCATATGCTAGTAAAGGGGACGTGAAGTCTACAAGGGAAATGTCCGATGATTTCACTCTCTCTTGATCAAATATCACTCACATTAACACATTTTTTCTTGAATATTTCTTATTTAAATCCGATTATATATATTAGTGAAACTCACTTATTAAATGCACGAATTTGATATAATTATGTTTTCGGTTCATAATAAACTAGATTTaattaaggatttttttttttttttgcaaaattaAAGAATTTGGAGATCATTATGGAAATGGTAATTAATACACACtaattaagatttaaaaaaaaattgtttctcGGTGTAGATTGTAGGGTGGATGTTGAGTGGAAAGGACGCAAGTTTTTGTTTTATTTATACCACTAATTAACAATGCTTATGTCACACCTAaatcctctgtaaggcataacatgatcctgtagaatacctaataaactaccgcacttcatctatcgataactcattaagtaccctacaagagattttaaaataattttcttacttttgttaagtggtgagcattttcttatagGTAACTAGaacatttaattaacattaaaactagttaatatttttttggtccattttatttctccgcaaatttataaaaattttgttagagtttcgtctgtattttgataaaacagttcttcaaatacctgaaaaaaaaaaaaaaaacactttcaaaattttctaaaccactacttcaatttcacaatcaatctcaataatttctcaaatctcaaaatttaacagtaaacatttctcaatttccaaaattcaataattagtaaaataatatctatcaatctcattcaatttaaaataaaacatttccattcattaaagacaataatctatatatatacatcatatcaaaatctacagtatgaaaattcaaactaaattttattacaactttatacaaactttgtacaaactgctcaagactgatttacatgtccatacatttatgtgcaatacatacatcaaaataaatattcacaggcagggtataaattatacccgataacttcaagctgataaattctcaacctcagcagctcagtctgctgctcctctagtctctatatttgtgacagcaataaaagctatcgctgagaactaggactcagtggtgcgcaacatactaaaataatttttatgcagaacttaaatcacatttattcaaaaatttgactgaacatgagaattaaatacaaatcatgcattatgagattttaatcccaaacaatttcattttgaagtatcaaatcacatttcataaaacccatagttagatcatgtcattcgaaacaaatagaatctcaatagccaaaagctaaagagaaatcacatcacaaggctagctagctcaaatatatggatatccattcacatcctcttctactggcacacctcaacacttctccagagaatgaatcaaaattcgaaactaattacccccactagtcatgctagtgaggtattcaaatatatggtcatgacactgtagtttcaaaacttatcttaacaatttgctaaacattgtcatttcaaatatacacaataactttcaacaatttaaattaaaatttcataaataatatcacaaataaactttcacaattcaaagcaaaagtaaaatacatatttcattcactttatcaatgaattttaaagcataatgatgttgtgcacaaacttcaagcgagtcgcctcttggccttaactcagttCCTCTGGTTCTTTTCCAGTATTCtttttaactaaaacacacaattttacagtgtttcagtaccataacttagcataaatccaaaaataaatttaacttcacttttacttagctctaacgtgctaaactcgacgttcttgaaattttgtatttcgggattactattcactacactattcaagtcaaattgttgactttctaaggcttaataggtatgggaattccaacttcacccacataccacattttggtcactaaatttgttggttttggttgttttttcaaattctaagtcttttaggtaaattcgaTAATTTCCAATTTTAGAGTAtaaggttgcactgtttcattggtcacttttctgttagaatttggcaaaacttcattcatagaaaatgttccttattgtcttaagtttattctcctttttgaatcactccaattggagttttgtagctcaagttatagccatttgaaccatggctgccagattagactcaacccagaattctgggcaattttttggttctggcagttttaggtcaccaaatttgggtggccaaatgacttggttaatggcataatttgggttggtattcttcatgaaagttttaggtctatatttcatctaaccactggtaaaatttcaggtcattttgacctgcatagctcaagttatgaccaaatgaacaaacactgttcatttggtcagtttgtatagaggcagactgtgatttttcaagtttggtcaatttgttcactaggttttggtcactttttgggcatgcttcctaaatgaaaattgtgtcatttagtgtctattttcattcccaattggtctcataccaattagacttgtaaattttcatttttggtccttcaaagttgacttggtcatgttgccagcagcatgaccacactcaatccgaattggcttttgattcaaacactcccgacacacctcattaggtcacaattgaccatttctttccttaaactaggtccaagacatcatttaccaatttttcacttttttttgtctctaaaccctaagtgtccaacctagttcacaatttccttgtatttagctaattcaatgcctttaattagaatcattcaactaattaaggttcatatacccattcaaatcaatcaaactatgcaataaaacccccatacacatgctggtcgAAATTCAggcatggtccctcaacaaatttttcttttcattttaagtttatttacaagttaatcaagctaaaaatgtagaaatcaaactaaatttatcaagtttgcttactaacctttcttagaatttcaattccttcaaatctctaccttttgtatttatttcctctttcaatcttcttctcaagtgactaaaacaagttctaatgaggtttctatggaagctattgaggtttaatgaagaattgtaagcttgagtgcaagctttaatggagtttcatTCATGGTGAGATGAGGGAGAGAGTTTCGGCTAGCTTGAGGAAGATGagggaaatgatttttttttctttattttggatatttaacctttaattgacttagtcaaaatattaagtaaataaaaattatttatgacctcataggtgatgtcaccatggtgatgtcaccatgatgatgtcactacctttttaacttttctttttcttttttttttatgtatttttctattagttctttaatttaattatcgattttgaaattttcttt
This is a stretch of genomic DNA from Hevea brasiliensis isolate MT/VB/25A 57/8 chromosome 12, ASM3005281v1, whole genome shotgun sequence. It encodes these proteins:
- the LOC131171274 gene encoding pollen receptor-like kinase 2, with product MPVRGGHAAPQTRAPPFIATMAFIDKPLFLLLFLILSSMHFVVCLGLTDAEILLKFKGSLSNASALASWSDNTNPCTGDVSNWNGVICLKSSVRGLQLEKMGLTGKIDVETLKGLSDLRTLSFMNNGFDGPMPELKKLRSLRAIFLSNNHFSREIPSDAFEGLLKLKKVHLAENEFTGAIPSSLATLPKLLELRLEGNKFTGKLPNFSESNFESFDVSNNELEGPIPTTLRKMDSKSFSGNKDLCGQPLSQCSAINTTTTSKKPPLASIVGVAIVLAVALAAIVAAAFILLQRRKRTSESIEAPPPPSNHQKKTGSKELDQSQGGSSSEQPLTGGKKAEITKLSFVRNDRERFDLPDLLKASAEILGGGCFGSSYKAALSTGPVMVVKRFKQMNNVGKEEFHEHMRRLGRLRHPNLLPLVAYYYRKEEKLLVTDYIENGSLACHLHGYSFLGQPSMDWATRLKVAKGVAKGLSYLYRELPSIIAAHGHLKSSNILLNQSYEPLLADYGLVPVINQEDAQELMVAYKSPEYLQLGRITKKTDVWSLGILIVELLTGKFPANFLPQGITTEEHLASWLNAVPQEQWKNQVIDKEISGTKNSECEMLKLLKIGMTCCEGDVEKRLDLKEAVKRINEVKEKDSDEDFYSSYASKGDVKSTREMSDDFTLS